A portion of the Micromonospora tarapacensis genome contains these proteins:
- a CDS encoding RNA polymerase subunit sigma-70, which translates to MMRADTRLEALGVSGLGEVDESAFSGLAQRHRRELHVHCYRMLGSFEDAEDTVQETFLRAWRRRETFAGRSTFRAWLYRIATNACLDLLAKRRPEPATGGEVRWLQPYPDRLLDELPAGDADEPETVAVARETIELAYLIAVQHLAPRPRAVLILRDVLGWPAKDVAELLGDSVNSVNSALQRARAGMREHLPAERQDWTGGEEDAGTRELVRRYTDASVATDVDGIAALLRHDVRCSMPPTPGLYVGRDPVVNSWIEDGFEDLGQLRTVRTCVNRQPAVAFYLWRSQEGAYLPLTIDVLRVTGGAITEIVTFHDDRFAQLGLPERLPADGTE; encoded by the coding sequence GTGATGAGGGCGGACACACGGCTGGAGGCGCTGGGTGTGAGCGGGCTGGGTGAGGTCGACGAGTCGGCGTTCTCGGGGCTGGCGCAGCGGCACCGGCGGGAGCTGCACGTGCACTGCTACCGGATGCTCGGGTCGTTCGAGGATGCCGAGGACACCGTGCAGGAGACGTTCTTGCGTGCCTGGCGGCGGCGGGAGACCTTCGCGGGGCGGTCGACGTTCCGGGCCTGGCTGTACCGGATCGCCACCAACGCCTGCCTGGACCTGCTCGCCAAGCGCCGCCCGGAGCCCGCGACCGGCGGCGAGGTGCGGTGGCTGCAGCCCTACCCGGACCGGCTGCTCGACGAGCTGCCCGCGGGCGACGCGGACGAGCCGGAGACCGTCGCCGTCGCGCGGGAGACGATCGAGCTGGCGTACCTGATCGCAGTCCAGCACCTCGCGCCGCGCCCGCGGGCCGTGCTGATCCTGCGGGACGTGCTCGGCTGGCCGGCGAAGGACGTCGCGGAACTCCTCGGCGACTCGGTGAACTCCGTGAACAGCGCGTTGCAGCGGGCCCGCGCCGGCATGCGGGAACACCTGCCTGCCGAGCGGCAGGACTGGACCGGCGGCGAGGAGGACGCCGGGACGCGCGAGCTGGTGCGCCGCTACACCGACGCCAGCGTGGCCACGGACGTCGACGGGATCGCCGCACTGCTGCGGCACGACGTCCGCTGCTCGATGCCGCCCACGCCGGGCCTGTACGTCGGCCGCGACCCGGTCGTGAACAGCTGGATCGAGGACGGCTTCGAGGACCTGGGACAGCTGCGCACCGTCCGCACCTGCGTGAACCGGCAGCCCGCCGTCGCCTTCTACCTCTGGCGGTCACAGGAGGGCGCGTACCTGCCGCTGACGATCGACGTCCTGCGCGTCACCGGCGGAGCGATCACCGAGATCGTCACGTTCCACGACGACCGGTTTGCGCAACTCGGGCTGCCGGAGCGCCTGCCGGCGGACGGCACGGAGTAG
- a CDS encoding DUF6069 family protein, with translation MNSRNDTGVAASPASDQTSHAHRPRGVAGTGFVATLAAMVATTLAAALAQAVGVDFEVPDGGEEAIPLSGFAVVTGFFSLVGTGIAVALRRWSDRPGERFVWTAVSLTAISLVPPLLCGADTATIAALLGLHLVPAAVMIPTLARSLRTGRAAAVFQGVRSGSGR, from the coding sequence ATGAACAGCAGGAATGACACCGGGGTGGCCGCCAGCCCGGCATCGGATCAGACCAGTCATGCCCACCGACCGCGCGGGGTCGCCGGCACCGGCTTCGTTGCCACGCTCGCCGCGATGGTGGCCACCACCCTCGCCGCTGCGCTTGCCCAGGCCGTTGGCGTCGACTTCGAGGTCCCCGATGGTGGGGAGGAGGCGATTCCGTTGTCCGGGTTCGCCGTGGTGACCGGCTTCTTCTCGCTCGTGGGCACCGGCATTGCCGTCGCTCTGCGTCGTTGGAGCGACCGCCCCGGTGAGCGATTCGTGTGGACGGCAGTGTCGCTGACCGCGATCTCGTTGGTCCCGCCCCTGCTCTGCGGGGCAGACACCGCCACCATCGCCGCCCTCCTCGGGCTACACCTCGTCCCCGCGGCGGTGATGATCCCCACCCTGGCACGGAGCCTCCGCACGGGCCGCGCCGCAGCCGTGTTCCAGGGCGTACGGTCGGGGTCCGGGCGTTAG
- a CDS encoding helix-turn-helix transcriptional regulator translates to MQARPGATAGQLASALGVTERAARRYVEILREAGIAVESVRGPYGGYRLGRGTRLPPVVFTQEQALGLVMAVLDGQPEAIDDDDPIGSALSKVIRALPDSVGRQAAALRVHASAAPDRYSSRPDPAITSTLVTAVADRRRVVVTYQGEGGEEWDAEVDPWAVVVRYGRWYLLCHSHRADAIRTYRVDRVRAVRQTARGFTPPGDLDPVAALEENLGAGWKYLTRVVFHAAREKVVPWIRPPMGRLQADGDRCVLVGSTRNPAMYAQEWLAAVPFDFSVAEGPELRAAVAAVAARFSAALSPSPPETIPGD, encoded by the coding sequence CTGCAGGCACGTCCCGGCGCGACCGCCGGCCAGCTGGCCTCGGCCCTGGGCGTGACGGAACGGGCCGCGCGACGTTACGTCGAGATCCTTCGCGAGGCCGGCATCGCGGTCGAGTCGGTCCGCGGGCCGTACGGCGGCTACCGGCTGGGCCGCGGCACCCGACTGCCGCCGGTCGTCTTCACCCAGGAGCAGGCGCTCGGCCTGGTCATGGCCGTGCTCGACGGGCAGCCGGAAGCAATCGACGACGACGACCCGATCGGCTCGGCGCTCAGCAAGGTCATCCGGGCTCTCCCCGACAGCGTCGGACGGCAGGCGGCGGCGCTGCGGGTCCACGCCTCGGCCGCCCCTGACCGATATTCGAGCCGCCCCGACCCCGCCATCACGAGCACCCTGGTCACCGCCGTCGCCGACCGGCGCCGCGTCGTGGTCACCTATCAGGGCGAGGGCGGCGAGGAGTGGGACGCCGAGGTCGACCCGTGGGCAGTCGTGGTGCGGTACGGGCGCTGGTACCTGCTGTGCCACTCGCACCGCGCGGACGCCATCCGCACGTACCGGGTCGACCGAGTCCGGGCCGTACGGCAGACCGCGCGAGGCTTCACGCCGCCCGGCGACCTGGATCCTGTTGCCGCGCTCGAGGAAAATCTGGGCGCGGGCTGGAAGTACCTCACCCGCGTGGTGTTCCACGCGGCGCGGGAGAAGGTGGTGCCCTGGATCCGGCCGCCGATGGGCCGCCTCCAGGCGGATGGCGACCGATGCGTGCTGGTCGGTAGCACCAGAAACCCCGCGATGTACGCGCAGGAGTGGCTGGCCGCCGTCCCGTTCGACTTCTCCGTGGCAGAAGGCCCCGAACTGCGTGCCGCCGTGGCGGCGGTCGCGGCCCGCTTCAGCGCGGCACTCTCGCCGTCGCCGCCGGAGACCATTCCCGGCGACTAG
- a CDS encoding alpha/beta fold hydrolase has translation MTAEQIVLLGGLWLDESVWTSVARELEQGGRHPVPVTLPGQGDGNRSATLADQLTAVLAAVDAGPGKSVVVGHSAACTLAWMAADARPGRVAKVVLIGGFPSSDGQPYADFFEITDGVMPFPGWDPFEGADAADLDERARRAFEAVAIPVPQGVARGVVHLTDERRFDTPVVMVCPEFTPAQARELIAAGDIPELARAKHVDLVDIDSGHWPMLTRPAELARILAAV, from the coding sequence ATGACCGCAGAACAGATCGTGCTCCTTGGTGGCCTGTGGCTCGACGAGTCGGTGTGGACCAGCGTCGCGCGCGAGCTGGAACAGGGGGGCCGCCATCCGGTGCCGGTGACCCTGCCGGGGCAGGGCGACGGGAACAGGTCGGCGACGCTGGCCGATCAGCTGACCGCGGTGCTTGCCGCCGTGGACGCGGGGCCCGGCAAATCGGTGGTGGTGGGACACTCCGCAGCGTGCACCCTGGCCTGGATGGCGGCCGACGCGCGGCCCGGTAGGGTCGCGAAAGTGGTGCTGATCGGCGGGTTCCCGTCGAGCGACGGGCAGCCGTACGCGGACTTCTTCGAGATCACCGACGGCGTCATGCCGTTCCCGGGGTGGGACCCGTTCGAGGGCGCGGACGCGGCCGACCTGGACGAGCGGGCGCGGCGGGCGTTCGAGGCGGTCGCGATCCCGGTCCCACAGGGCGTGGCCAGGGGCGTCGTACACCTGACGGACGAGCGGCGGTTCGACACACCTGTCGTGATGGTGTGCCCCGAGTTCACCCCAGCCCAGGCACGGGAGTTGATCGCCGCGGGCGACATACCCGAGTTGGCCCGGGCCAAGCACGTCGACCTGGTCGACATCGACTCCGGGCATTGGCCGATGCTGACGCGGCCCGCAGAACTGGCCCGGATCCTCGCCGCCGTCTAG
- a CDS encoding COG1361 family protein, whose translation MSGAVDRIPEALRWLTVDRLSATVAVLALLGLIYSWRSAQAAKASAEAARSQADSAREQTELGRRQIELLLQQVAQTDAAHRATRQAQEESLQPMVVVDIGPAPNDRSVLMLSIENIGPSIARNVRIELAQPITTSLDGDGRNPIHEWHIFTRGVKTMPPGHRMELFFDIGAQRFKPGVSNEFTFIVNADGPFGPAPELTYDIDLTPMQDTWIGQTTIGKLVEQLQEVNSKLGSLTSTVRETGAELAEATRRLGEPSLRPEPKGLARRLLAAPGQALRPALGRLAASRHKRRS comes from the coding sequence GTGAGTGGGGCAGTTGACCGGATCCCGGAGGCACTGCGCTGGCTCACGGTCGATCGGCTGTCGGCCACCGTGGCCGTGCTCGCGCTCCTCGGCCTCATCTACAGCTGGCGCTCGGCGCAGGCAGCCAAGGCGTCAGCCGAGGCGGCGCGGTCGCAGGCCGACTCCGCCCGCGAACAGACCGAACTGGGACGACGCCAGATCGAACTTCTGCTCCAGCAGGTTGCCCAGACCGACGCGGCCCACCGAGCGACTCGTCAGGCCCAGGAGGAGTCGCTCCAACCGATGGTGGTGGTGGACATCGGGCCGGCACCGAACGACCGCAGTGTCCTCATGCTGTCGATCGAGAATATCGGCCCGTCGATCGCCCGCAACGTACGGATCGAACTGGCACAGCCGATAACCACCTCGCTCGACGGTGACGGACGGAATCCGATCCACGAGTGGCACATCTTCACCAGAGGAGTGAAGACGATGCCACCGGGCCACCGGATGGAGTTGTTCTTCGACATCGGAGCCCAGCGTTTCAAGCCCGGAGTCAGCAACGAGTTCACCTTCATCGTCAACGCGGATGGACCGTTCGGCCCGGCGCCGGAACTCACGTACGACATCGACCTCACACCTATGCAGGACACGTGGATAGGACAGACCACGATCGGCAAGCTCGTCGAACAACTGCAAGAGGTCAACTCCAAGCTGGGGAGCCTGACCTCGACCGTACGTGAAACCGGAGCGGAACTGGCAGAGGCGACGCGGCGCCTGGGAGAACCCAGCCTCCGGCCAGAGCCAAAGGGCCTGGCAAGACGCCTTCTGGCTGCCCCGGGCCAAGCCCTGAGGCCCGCTCTGGGGCGCCTGGCAGCCAGCCGGCACAAGCGCAGGTCATAG
- a CDS encoding ATP-binding protein codes for MAGNPLLSPDLFVGREAELRQLTALLQQGKSTLLIGGRRAGKTTLARQLSSDGLARRLVRTDAAGWDLTTEASALGALRSAVEHRPETTHQQATRSEIVRALDHLRPLALVIDEADRLLQARWGPGFYSFLRWLDDTHLRSDISILLVGGPVLVLFRDPHDKGSPPLNTAEVRYIEPLDVVAVAKLVEIVGGNAVDRVMDLAGGHAWLSTRLLAEVWDGQTLDEAEEIVSDRCLSTFSAWQQQLGTDGMAMIRRFPAAGLPRADIGKPPWSKYRRAARFARCIGVLRIDDGVLRRGPRIFFDWIAQHDLGDAARNIAISYASDD; via the coding sequence ATGGCAGGCAATCCGCTGCTCTCGCCTGACTTGTTCGTCGGTCGCGAGGCCGAGTTGCGGCAGCTGACGGCCCTCCTTCAGCAGGGAAAGTCGACGCTGCTCATCGGCGGCCGACGGGCGGGGAAAACCACCCTGGCCCGCCAACTGTCGAGCGACGGGCTTGCGCGGCGCCTCGTCCGGACCGATGCCGCCGGCTGGGATCTGACCACGGAGGCATCCGCGCTGGGCGCGCTACGCAGCGCGGTGGAGCACCGGCCGGAAACCACCCATCAGCAGGCGACCCGCAGCGAGATCGTCCGAGCACTCGATCACCTCCGCCCGCTCGCGCTGGTCATCGACGAGGCGGACCGCCTCCTCCAGGCGCGGTGGGGCCCCGGCTTCTATTCCTTCCTCCGCTGGCTGGACGACACCCACCTACGGAGCGACATCTCGATTCTGCTGGTGGGCGGCCCGGTGCTGGTGCTGTTCCGGGATCCGCACGACAAGGGCTCGCCACCGCTCAACACCGCCGAGGTGAGATACATCGAGCCGCTCGATGTCGTCGCCGTCGCGAAGCTGGTGGAGATCGTCGGCGGAAACGCGGTGGACCGGGTGATGGATCTCGCCGGTGGACATGCCTGGCTCTCTACCCGGTTGCTCGCCGAGGTCTGGGACGGGCAGACGCTCGACGAGGCGGAGGAGATCGTTTCCGACAGATGCCTGTCAACATTTTCTGCCTGGCAACAGCAACTCGGCACCGACGGCATGGCGATGATCCGCAGGTTTCCCGCAGCCGGGCTGCCCCGTGCCGACATCGGTAAGCCGCCCTGGTCGAAATATCGACGAGCCGCGCGGTTCGCCCGATGCATCGGAGTCCTCCGGATCGACGATGGCGTACTACGCCGTGGGCCCCGGATCTTCTTCGACTGGATCGCCCAGCATGACCTCGGTGACGCCGCCCGCAACATCGCGATCTCCTACGCCTCCGACGACTAG
- a CDS encoding TIR-like protein FxsC, producing MLYFYLSYARGDEDALVQRFYEDLSADVRLVAGLPQDAVVGFVDRSVPGERWPERLADALSTCRTFVALSTPRYYRSDVCGREWAFFSRRLEQAWGDRQQVAARALVPLPWIPTDPGRIPEVARRYRYGKPFTVLDRAMGVRQLMRLQRYRDDYREFLFELATNIAEIAHELPVPAALDVSFQSVPNAFHPDAGGAVVSSPDHDARSVVQAAFSAAGRPLDATGVPGLFTPGPVWVVTNVGTTATGLSPFGEYARHGRVGYLVHTDPLRSDVERAADRMRLDGKPVVTVSLRALRAAFTDGRVKPFLDELERRYGTRDNLFDTKNALTDERFLFGRDVLLNTIGSAIKRDEHVLITGLRKVGKTSLLNILRQHLVDQPVCMVDLQRFDRHTEDWPTALFHLMIEAFDRWGRLEQVDWPFTTSTPNTVSELERQLHERIDHVGRSIRLTVVLDEIERVFPEPDELDAARRWVRASGALRLLAQGDRRTVVVIGADLRPVANRVNHLGPAGTNPLFSFFQETPLPLLDAEALTEMVHSLAREMGVTEVTTGFTERLFRLSGGHPSLARTLAGESYRCRQDATLLTGADLDAGLDQLEESDAVGYVLRNNLWDFMTVGERHVLEALARPGRKPSNRRGDWSEAEATLRRQGLVTDQRIRIGLFEKWILDRDGSGSW from the coding sequence GTGCTGTACTTCTACCTCAGCTATGCCCGAGGCGACGAGGACGCCCTCGTACAGCGCTTCTATGAGGACCTGAGCGCGGACGTACGGCTGGTCGCGGGTCTTCCCCAGGACGCCGTGGTCGGGTTCGTGGACCGGTCCGTCCCAGGTGAACGGTGGCCCGAGCGTCTTGCCGATGCCCTGTCCACCTGCCGGACGTTTGTGGCCCTCAGCACCCCCCGCTACTACCGGAGTGATGTGTGCGGCAGGGAGTGGGCCTTCTTCAGCAGGCGCCTGGAGCAGGCGTGGGGCGACCGTCAGCAGGTCGCGGCGAGAGCACTGGTCCCGCTGCCGTGGATTCCTACCGATCCGGGCCGCATACCCGAGGTCGCCCGTCGGTATCGATACGGAAAACCGTTCACCGTCCTCGACCGCGCCATGGGAGTACGGCAGCTGATGCGGTTGCAGCGGTACAGGGACGACTACCGCGAGTTCCTGTTCGAGCTCGCGACCAACATCGCCGAGATCGCCCACGAACTCCCGGTTCCAGCAGCTCTCGACGTGTCGTTCCAGTCTGTGCCAAATGCCTTCCACCCCGATGCCGGCGGTGCCGTCGTGTCGTCTCCGGATCACGACGCCCGGTCGGTGGTCCAGGCCGCGTTCAGCGCCGCCGGTCGCCCCTTGGACGCGACAGGAGTTCCCGGCCTGTTCACGCCCGGTCCGGTCTGGGTGGTCACCAACGTGGGTACCACGGCCACCGGGCTCTCCCCGTTCGGGGAATACGCCCGTCACGGCCGGGTGGGCTACCTCGTCCACACCGACCCGCTGCGGAGCGACGTGGAGCGCGCCGCCGACCGGATGCGGCTGGACGGCAAGCCGGTGGTAACCGTTTCACTGCGCGCCCTCCGCGCCGCGTTCACGGACGGCCGAGTCAAGCCTTTCCTTGATGAGCTTGAGCGCCGCTATGGCACCAGGGACAACCTCTTCGACACCAAGAACGCTCTCACCGACGAGCGTTTCCTCTTTGGTCGAGATGTCCTGTTGAACACGATCGGTAGTGCGATCAAGCGCGATGAGCACGTCCTCATCACCGGCCTGCGGAAGGTCGGTAAGACGAGTCTGCTCAACATCCTGCGTCAGCACCTCGTGGACCAGCCGGTCTGCATGGTCGACCTGCAACGCTTCGACCGTCACACCGAAGACTGGCCCACCGCGCTGTTTCACCTGATGATCGAAGCCTTCGACCGGTGGGGGCGGCTCGAGCAGGTCGACTGGCCGTTCACCACCTCGACGCCGAACACCGTCTCCGAGCTGGAGCGGCAGCTCCATGAGCGGATCGACCATGTCGGACGATCGATTCGCCTGACCGTCGTTCTCGACGAGATCGAGCGGGTGTTCCCCGAGCCCGACGAACTCGACGCCGCACGACGGTGGGTACGAGCCAGCGGAGCGCTCCGTCTACTGGCCCAGGGAGACCGCCGGACGGTGGTGGTGATCGGAGCAGACCTCCGACCGGTGGCGAACCGCGTCAACCACCTCGGCCCGGCCGGAACGAACCCGCTCTTCAGCTTCTTCCAGGAGACTCCCCTGCCGCTTCTCGACGCCGAGGCGCTGACGGAGATGGTCCATTCACTGGCCCGCGAGATGGGCGTCACCGAGGTCACCACGGGGTTCACCGAGCGGCTGTTCCGGCTGAGCGGCGGACACCCGTCGCTCGCCCGCACCCTTGCCGGAGAGTCGTACCGGTGTCGTCAGGATGCCACACTGTTGACCGGAGCAGACCTCGATGCCGGGCTCGACCAACTTGAGGAATCGGATGCGGTGGGATACGTCCTGCGCAACAACCTCTGGGACTTCATGACTGTCGGCGAGCGGCATGTCCTGGAGGCACTGGCCCGACCTGGGCGCAAGCCGTCCAACCGCCGTGGCGACTGGAGCGAGGCGGAGGCGACACTGCGGAGGCAGGGACTGGTTACCGACCAGCGGATCCGCATCGGGCTGTTCGAGAAGTGGATACTCGACCGCGACGGAAGCGGGAGCTGGTAG
- a CDS encoding SDR family NAD(P)-dependent oxidoreductase gives MRYHDATALVTGASSGIGREFATTLAARRANLVLAGRRVDRLDTLARRLHESHGVTVTVLEADFSRPRAASTLHEKVTRRGIAISILVNSAGLGATGAFADSGIESINEQIAVNVTALSEVTREFLPDVLATGQGAIVNVASLTGHQPTPNMAVYAATKAYVLSFTEALAYELRHAPVRVLALSPGPTRTEFYATSHTSEKGARFQTPDQVVTAGLRALDASRTPVQVVSGTRNRLNLAILRRLPRRTALKIMANATQTV, from the coding sequence ATGCGCTACCACGACGCGACCGCCCTCGTCACCGGCGCCAGCTCCGGCATCGGCCGCGAATTCGCCACCACCCTCGCGGCGAGGAGAGCCAACCTCGTCCTCGCCGGCCGACGGGTCGACCGGCTCGACACGCTGGCTCGCCGCCTACACGAGAGCCACGGGGTCACCGTCACCGTGCTCGAAGCCGACTTCAGCCGGCCGCGCGCCGCGAGCACGCTCCACGAGAAGGTGACCCGACGCGGCATCGCCATCTCCATCCTCGTCAACTCCGCAGGCCTCGGCGCGACGGGTGCGTTCGCCGACAGCGGCATCGAGTCGATCAACGAGCAGATCGCCGTCAACGTGACCGCGCTGAGCGAGGTGACCCGCGAGTTCCTCCCCGACGTGCTCGCCACCGGGCAGGGAGCCATCGTCAACGTCGCCAGCCTCACCGGCCACCAGCCGACACCCAACATGGCCGTCTACGCGGCGACCAAGGCCTACGTGCTCAGCTTCACCGAGGCGCTCGCCTACGAACTACGCCACGCACCCGTCCGGGTGCTCGCCCTGTCCCCCGGCCCCACGCGCACCGAGTTCTACGCCACGTCACACACCAGCGAGAAGGGTGCCCGGTTCCAGACGCCCGACCAGGTCGTAACCGCCGGCCTACGCGCGCTCGACGCGAGCCGCACACCCGTCCAGGTCGTTTCAGGCACCAGGAACCGCCTGAACCTCGCCATCCTGCGCCGACTACCCCGGCGAACCGCCCTGAAGATCATGGCGAACGCGACCCAGACAGTCTGA
- a CDS encoding TetR/AcrR family transcriptional regulator: protein MAIPPLRAVARACNVSAAAVYRHFSSQSALTRALLATQYEAFEAAVLHDDDPARSAGDRARRLVRAYVRWGLTNPGMYQLLFESADQLGADSGIGDVAHETIELAQQLLVAGGGPDGRPLTPDEAACQSERIWFGLHGIVSLRIHKPAQEWLTDPEGEAERLVGALP from the coding sequence GTGGCGATTCCCCCGTTGCGCGCCGTGGCCCGGGCCTGCAATGTCTCGGCCGCCGCCGTCTACCGGCACTTCTCGTCGCAGAGCGCGCTCACCAGGGCCCTGCTGGCCACCCAGTACGAGGCGTTCGAGGCCGCCGTGCTGCATGACGACGACCCGGCACGGTCGGCGGGCGATCGCGCGCGACGGTTGGTACGCGCCTACGTGCGTTGGGGTCTGACCAATCCGGGGATGTATCAGCTGCTGTTCGAGAGCGCCGATCAGCTCGGCGCCGACAGCGGCATCGGTGACGTCGCCCACGAGACCATCGAGCTGGCCCAGCAGCTGCTGGTCGCCGGGGGTGGGCCCGATGGAAGGCCGCTGACGCCGGACGAGGCCGCATGCCAGAGCGAGCGGATCTGGTTCGGCCTGCACGGGATCGTGTCGTTGCGGATCCACAAGCCGGCCCAGGAGTGGCTCACCGACCCCGAGGGCGAGGCCGAGCGCCTGGTCGGCGCACTCCCATGA